In Mercurialis annua linkage group LG6, ddMerAnnu1.2, whole genome shotgun sequence, the following are encoded in one genomic region:
- the LOC130015632 gene encoding uncharacterized protein LOC130015632 — translation MLMHPLPTVKKAYAFLCEEEKQRGLAESKVVEQVHAINFKSTSNYKQFDSKYKGTKKNLHCTYCDGNTHTIDRCFYLNGFPVGHKLHGKDIKPPNRTQRGSANQVGVDAPTIDQTLQFTPEELSQIKAFFRNEKSNVSVNCTGPHYEEDDWPGETE, via the exons ATGCTTATGCATCCATTACCAACTGTTAAGAAGGCTTATGCATTCTTATGTGAGGAAGAAAAGCAAAGAGGATTAGCAGAATCCAAGGTTGTTGAACAAGTTCATGCCATCAATTTCAAGTCAACATCTAATTACAAACAATTTGATTCAAAGTATAAAGGGACCAAGAAAAACCTTCATTGCACTTATTGTGATGGCAATACACATACAATAGATAGATGCTTCTATTTGAATGGATTTCCAGTTGGTCACAAACTCCATGGCAAGGATATCAAACCTCCTAATAGAACTCAACGTGGTTCTGCAAATCAAGTAGGAGTTGATGCACCAACTATTGATCAAACTCTTCAATTCACTCCGGAAGAGCTGtcacaaatcaaagcattttttcgaaatgaaaaatcaaatgtCTCTGTTAATTGCACAG GACCTCACTACGAAGAGGATGATTGGCCTGGGGAAACTGAGTAA
- the LOC126687789 gene encoding uncharacterized mitochondrial protein AtMg00310-like encodes MERKKMSQVGKDVMLKAAISAILVYAMMCFHIPLALYKKINSLMSRFWWGKTKEKRKISWISWTCMCKSKGDGGLGFRDFTSLNQSLLAKKAWIIAGNLTFLLFRLLKGRYFNSTHILKAKRGLNLSRGW; translated from the coding sequence atggaaagaaaaaaaatgtctCAGGTAGGGAAGGACGTAATGCTTAAAGCGGCAATTTCAGCAATTCTTGTCTACGCCATGATGTGTTTCCATATTCCCTTAGCTCTCTACAAAAAGATCAACAGTCTAATGTCTCGGTTCTGGTGGGGGAAAACGAAGGAAAAAAGGAAAATATCCTGGATCTCTTGGACTTGCATGTGTAAAAGTAAGGGAGATGGTGGTCTAGGATTTAGAGACTTCACTTCTTTGAATCAATCTCTCCTAGCCAAGAAAGCTTGGATAATTGCTGGTAACCTTACTTTTTTGTTATTCAGACTGCTGAAAGGTAGGTACTTTAACTCCACCCACATTCTCAAGGCCAAGAGGGGTCTGAACCTGTCGCGGGGGTGGTAA